In a genomic window of Oncorhynchus kisutch isolate 150728-3 linkage group LG9, Okis_V2, whole genome shotgun sequence:
- the arhgef15b gene encoding rho guanine nucleotide exchange factor 15 — protein sequence MSLPEPSIRPTSPLPPRPEAKPRPPISRKPPPSNGSPSTPSQLGERGSTGSNSRGKVKSIVSKFSHPETTPTTRGYATPTANGTTVNPPLRTRGPRRAPTVKPKPSRASIQQSASPDQAPPLPMKRSRILRQQSDQAKRDTPGGEEGIPASRSAPDGKEVELQLIGGVEVEPEHGSGTPLSPGCDQDCSCVCHLHRPGMKLIWVPINKEEEEEEEEEEEEIVLEEETEEEERGREGESEAGDEEEEGGSGLLSEERAGQRFKKAKFNQVLDVMIAKGNRRRSDPGSQVILASLALKRSQSPPIPPKRTQSPPSHLNAFIEEEDSIYEATLLMVEPTPRKICQELDIKKPVRWSKLSSSNSEESTSIQSDSDPSQTQTTEDAPPAIPPRVPLSQDKSKTPGHNLTPVHRGGIALPQPTAEEWRSLHPSSPNHSSSPIVPHRVAPPPPTSPLLPHRVPPPQPPKTGRDDRRLSNISGHSINQAIKEQEEDGRTKGEKEDTEEDCTPVAPPRRGSYIDWESRLQDEPLYQTYRATVITKEIRRQTVCRNISKTSADYHMDWTARRGGVGMGSGGVGAVGSGTIPLPTPGQSTLWQDIPGVRDSGVLETLSPEQCKYQESMFEVLTSEASYLRSLRVLTEHFLDSRDLDEALIIRDRKTLFSNVLRVREVSERFLKDLEDRMDEGLVFSDICDIIHYHAQHNFPAYIDYVRNQIYQEKTYTSLMKTNVAFATVITRLQESPQCQRLPFMSFLLLPFQRITRIKMLIENILKRTKEGTTEEQTASKALDSVSKIIEECNTQVGKMKQVEELIHLSKTLEFDKLKAIPIISQTRFLEKRGEVQEMAKGGNLFNLRPKFTPVYLFLFNDLLIIATKKGSERFVVMDHAHRSLVQVQPIREDQALSPSYEHCFCLTLLENHQGRMMERLMKASSQSDLHRWIAAFPNPGNHDGDQEEVIYDDWDCPQVQCVEQYIAQQADELTLEPTEIINVVRKTNEGLYEGIRLSDGQKGWFPVENVLEITNEHVRRRNLRERYRVIQAASIVTNKVKTLP from the exons ATGTCCCTCCCGGAACCTTCCATACGCCCCACGTCCCCCTTACCCCCCAGACCGGAGGCCAAACCCCGGCCCCCCATCTCTAGGAAACCCCCTCCCTCCAACGGATCCCCTTCCACCCCCTCCCAACTCGGGGAGAGGGGCAGCACAGGCAGCAATTCCAGAGGTAAAGTCAAGAGCATAGTGAGCAAGTTCAGTCACCCAGAGACTACACCTACCACCAGAGGATATGCTACACCAACTGCCAATGGCACCACCGTCAATCCTCCTCTCCGGACCCGAGGGCCCAGGAGGGCCCCCACGGTCAAGCCCAAACCGTCCCGTGCCTCCATCCAGCAGTCTGCGAGTCCAGACCAGGCCCCTCCACTGCCCATGAAGAGGAGCCGGATCCTGCGGCAGCAGAGCGATCAGGCCAAGAGGGACacccctggaggagaggagggcatccCAGCCAGTCGATCAG caCCTGACGGAAAAGAGGTAGAGCTTCAGCTGATTGGAGGAGTGGAAGTTGAGCCGGAGCACGGTTCAGGCACGCCCCTTAGCCCAGGCTGCGACCAGGACTGCAGTTGTGTGTGCCACCTCCACCGGCCCGGCATGAAGCTGATATGGGTTCCCATCAacaaggaagaagaagaggaggaggaggaggaggaggaggagattgtTCTGGaagaggaaacagaggaggaggagagaggaagggagggggagagcgaggcaggggatgaggaggaggagggggggagtggtTTGTTGAGtgaggaacgggcgggccagAGATTCAAGAAGGCAAAGTTTAACCAGGTTCTGGATGTGATGATAGCTAAAGGGAACCGTAGAAGGTCAGACCCAGGATCCCAGGTCATTCTGGCCTCCTTGGCCTTAAAACGCTCCCAGTCACCCCCCATCCCTCCTAAAAGAACCCAATCTCCCCCAAGCCATTTGAATGCCTTCATAGAGGAGGAGGACTCTATATATGAAGCTACTCTACTAATGGTGGAGCCAACACCCAGAAAGATCTGTCAAGAACTGGACATTAAGAAACCGGTCCGTTGGTCAAAACTGTCCTCCAGCAACTCGGAGGAAAGCACTTCGATCCAGTCCGATTCGGACCCATCCCAAACCCAGACTACCGAGGACGCCCCTCCGGCCATCCCACCTCGGGTACCCCTTTCCCAGGACAAGTCCAAAACACCTGGCCACAACCTAACGCCCGTTCACAGGGGGGGTATCGCCTTACCTCAGCCCACCGCGGAGGAGTGGCGCTCCCTGCACCCCTCATCCCCCAACCATTCCTCTAGCCCCATAGTACCCCACCGGGTGgcccctccaccccccaccagccCCCTGCTGCCCCACAGAGTCCCCCCACCTCAGCCCCCCAAAACGGGCAGGGACGACAGGAGACTCAGTAACATCTCCGGCCATTCCATCAACCAAGCTATAAAAG AAcaagaggaggatggacgcactaaaggagagaaggaggacacAGAGGAAGACTG TACGCCTGTAGCCCCACCCAGGAGAGGATCCTATATTGACTGGGAGTCCAGACTGCAGGACG AGCCTCTGTACCAGACATACCGCGCCACTGTCATCACCAAGGAGATCCGGCGCCAGACGGTGTGCCGCAACATCAGCAAGACTAGTGCCGACTACCACATGGACTGGACTGCCCGCCGTGGTGGCGTGGGCATGGGGTCGGGTGGCGTGGGGGCGGTGGGCAGTGGTACTATTCCATTGCCCACCCCGGGCCAGAGCACCCTGTGGCAGGACATACCAGGAGTACGGGACAGTGGGGTGCTGGAGACTCTCAGCCCTGAACAGTGCAAGTACCAGGag AGTATGTTTGAGGTGTTGACATCGGAAGCGTCGTACCTGCGTTCCCTAAGAGTTCTCACCGAACACTTCCTGGATTCCCGGGATCTGGACGAAGCACTGATCATCCGGGACAGGAAGACCCTCTTCTCCAATGTCCTGCGAGTCCGGGAGGTCAGCGagag gtTTCTGAAGGACCTGGAGGACCGTATGGACGAAGGTCTGGTGTTCTCCGACATCTGTGACATCATCCACTACCACGCACAGCACAACTTCCCGGCCTACATCGACTACGTCCGCAACCAGATCTACCAGGAGAAGACCTACACATCCCTCAT GAAAACCAATGTGGCGTTTGCCACGGTCATCACCCGTCTGCAGGAGTCTCCTCAGTGCCAGCGGCTGCCATTCATGTCCTTCCTGCTGCTGCCCTTCCAACGAATCACACGCATTAAGATGCTCATCGAG AACATCCTGAAAAGAACAAAGGAGGGGACTACAGAGGAACAGACCGCCTCCAAGGCCCTGGACTCTGTTTCCAAG ATCATAGAGGAGTGCAACACCCAAGTGGGGAAGATGAAACAGGTGGAGGAGCTGATCCACCTCTCCAAGACGCTGGAGTTTGACAAGCTCAAG GCCATCCCTATCATCTCCCAAACCCGTTTCCTGGAGAAGCGTGGGGAGGTACAGGAGATGGCTAAAGGGGGCAACCTCTTCAACCTGCGTCCCAAGTTCACCCCTGtctacctcttcctcttcaaCGACCTGCTCATCATCGCCACCAAGAAGGG TTCGGAGCGTTTCGTGGTGATGGACCACGCCCACCGTTCCCTGGTCCAGGTTCAGCCAATAAGAGAGGACCAGGCCCTGAGCCCTAGCTATGAACACTGTTTCTGTCTGACTCTACTGGAGAACCACCAGGGACGCATGATGGAGAGGCTGATGAAGGCCTCCTCACA GTCTGACCTGCACAGGTGGATAGCAGCGTTCCCTAACCCTGGTAACCATGATGGAGATCAGGAGGAAGTCATCTATGATGACTGGG ACTGTCCTCAGGTGCAGTGTGTGGAGCAGTACATTGCTCAGCAGGCTGATGAGCTCACCCTGGAACCCACGGAGATCATCAACGTGGTGCGCAAGACCAACGAGG gtTTGTACGAGGGGATCCGTCTCTCCGACGGACAGAAGGGTTGGTTCCCCGTGGAGAATGTTTTAGAGATCACCAACGAGCATGTGCGGCGACGGAACCTTCGGGAGCGCTACCGGGTCATTCAGGCCGCCAGCATCGTCACCAACAAGGTCAAGACCCTTCCATAA